The window AAGGTGACCGGTGGCGGCGTCTTCGTGACCGAGGACCCGGCGAAGATCGGCGACATCTTCCTGCAGGCGATCGCGCTGCGGCCGGCGCCCCGCTGACCTGAACCCCCATGGCCGGCCGGCTGAACACCGGCCGGCCATCCGGCGAAACATCCACCGTACGGCCGGACATCGGACGATTCACCGACGCGGATCGCGCGCTTCGGGGGTTAGGGTACGCCCGGCGGGTGCCCGGCCCCACGGGAAGTGACAGTAATCTGTCCGAAGCTCTCCGTAATCGGATCCGTAGGTGAAGATGTTCGAGGTGTCCCGGCACCGTCGGTCCGATGGGGAGGATCGGCGGTTGAACCGGGATTCTCCGTAAGTGCTGGGGAGGGCCGGGTGACGTCGGCAACACTGCTTAGCTCCGAGACTCTGCCTCCGGAACTGCCACCGGAGGCGTCCGCTGTCACGACCAGGTCAAGGCATCGGGCTTACCTCCGAACCACCCTCGTCTTCGACACCATCACCCTCGGGGTCGCCGTACTGGTCGGATACTTCGGCCGGTTCGGGGGGGACGATCCACGGGGCTCCGACATCTCGTACCTGATCATCGCCCCCGCGCTGGTGCTGATCTGGTTGCTCTCGCTACGCGGCATGCGCGCGTACGACGACCGGGTGCTGGGGTACGGCGCGGACGAGTACCGGCGGGTCACCGCGGCGAGCCTGAGGCTGGCCGGCGGGATCGCGATCGCCGGCTACATCGCCGACGTGGGAGTGTCCCGGGGTTTCCTCGGCATCTCCTTCGCGGTCGGCACGGTCGGCCTGGTGGTCGCCCGGTTCGCCGCCCGCAAACGACTGCACCGGGCCCGCGCCCGTGGGGTCGGGTGGGCCAGGCAGGTGCTGGTGGTCGGAGACACCCCGCACGTCCTGGAGTTGGTGCACACGCTGCGTCGGGAGCCGCACGCCGGTTACCAGGTGGTCGGTGCCTGCATCCCGGACGCCCTGCTGGCTCCGGTGCCGCAGCGGTTGGGTGACGTACCGGTGGTCGGGTCGTTGCGCGGGGTCGCGGACGCCGCGGTCGCGGTCGGTGCCGACACGGTCGCGGTGACCGCGTCCAGCGAACTCACCGCCACCCGGCTGCGTCGCCTCGGCTGGCAGCTCGAGGGGACCGGGATCGACCTGGTCCTGGCACCGGCGCTGACCGACGTGGCCGGCCCGCGCATCCACACCACACCCGTGGCCGGGCTGCCGCTGATCCACGTGGAGGCACCCGAGTTCCGGGGCGCCCGCAAGGTCGTGAAGGGTTTCGTGGACCGGGCGGCGGCCTTCGCGGCGCTCACCGTGGCCCTGCCGATCCTGGCCGTGCTGGCGCTGGCGATCAAGCTGGACAGCCGGGGGCCGGTGATCTTCCGGCAGATCCGGGTCGGCCAGGGCGGCCGGGAGTTCGGTGTCTACAAGTTCCGCACCATGGTGACCAACGCGGATGCCCTGCTGGCCGAGTTGACCGCCCGGAACGAGACCGACGGCCTGATGTTCAAGATGCGCGACGACCCCCGGGTGACCCGGGTGGGCAAGTTCCTGCGCAAGTGGTCGCTGGACGAGTTGCCGCAGCTCGCGAACGTTCTGTTCGGTCACATGAGCCTCGTGGGCCCGCGCCCGCCGCTCCCCTCCGAGGTGGCCCGCTACGACGGCGACGTGGCCCGCCGCCTGCTGGTCAAGCCCGGCATGACCGGCCTCTGGCAGGTCAGCGGCCGCTCCGACCTAACCTGGGAAGACGGCATCCGCCTGGACCTCTACTACGTAGAAAACTGGTCCCTAGCCGCCGACCTAACCATCCTCTGGAAAACCTTCGGCGCCGTAATAAACAGCCGAGGCGCCTACTAACCCCCCCAACCCCCCACCCCACCCCCGATCTTCCCGTTGATCATGAAGTTAGCGACGCGATCCGGCTCGTTGGACGTCGCTAACTTCATGATCAACGGGCTTTACGGGGTCAGCCAGGGGGCGGGGTTGGCGAGGACGGTGCGGACTATGGAGCCGGCGGCGCCTAGGACGGCGGCGTCGCGGGTGAGGAGGGACGGGCGTATGGAGACGGGGGACCAGGCGGCGGTGAGGACCCGGGTGCGGATCTCGATTTCCAGGGGTGGGCGGAGCCACTGGGCCAGTGGGGCGTAGATCCCGCCGAGCACGACGGTGTCCAGATCCAGCAGGTTGATCACCCCGGCGATAGCCACACCGAGCGCGGTGGCCGCCTCGGTCAGCGCGGCGAGCGCCGCCGGGTCGCCGGTGCCGGCCAGCTCGGCCAGCCGGGCGATCGCCGCGTCGGCGGGCAGCCCCCGGCCGGCGAGCCCGGCACCGGTCAGGATCGCCTCCTGGCCGGCGTACTGCTCCAGGCAGCCACGGGAGCCGCAGCGGCAGGGACGGCCGGTCGGGTGGACCGGCAGGTGGCCGAGTTCACCGCTCCAGCCCCTGGCCCCCCGGAACAGGGTGCCGTGCAGCACGATTCCGGCCCCGATGCCGATCTCGCCGGAGACGTACAGGAAGGTTGCCGGGCCGGGTGGCCCCGCGTGCAGCTCGCCGAGAGCGGCCAGGTTCGCCTCGTTGTCGATGGTCAACCAACCACCGTTGCCGGCCCGCCGACGCGGGTTGGCGGGGCCGGGGATCCGGGCCGCCGGCCGGGTCGGCGCCGGGATGACCGCGCCCGGTTGACCGGGTACGGACAGCCGGTGACCGGCCAGCGCCGGGTGCGTGTTGAGCCCGCCGACCAGGTCGACGTCGCGCCAACCCAGGTTCGGCGCCAGCCGTACCACGC of the Micromonospora sp. NBC_01796 genome contains:
- a CDS encoding ROK family transcriptional regulator, whose amino-acid sequence is MTQPGNGQVGTAGTAVRQASLREHNLALLLRHIADAPRPPSRADLATATGLTRATVSALVDDLIGGHLLTEVDPAPRTGAGRPALGLVLATDGPAGLGLEINVDYLAACVVDLTGAVRHRAVRRVDLRPISPAEVLNDLGDLAATARAEAARQRLTLAGTALAVPGLVTESGVVRLAPNLGWRDVDLVGGLNTHPALAGHRLSVPGQPGAVIPAPTRPAARIPGPANPRRRAGNGGWLTIDNEANLAALGELHAGPPGPATFLYVSGEIGIGAGIVLHGTLFRGARGWSGELGHLPVHPTGRPCRCGSRGCLEQYAGQEAILTGAGLAGRGLPADAAIARLAELAGTGDPAALAALTEAATALGVAIAGVINLLDLDTVVLGGIYAPLAQWLRPPLEIEIRTRVLTAAWSPVSIRPSLLTRDAAVLGAAGSIVRTVLANPAPWLTP
- a CDS encoding sugar transferase; the protein is MTSATLLSSETLPPELPPEASAVTTRSRHRAYLRTTLVFDTITLGVAVLVGYFGRFGGDDPRGSDISYLIIAPALVLIWLLSLRGMRAYDDRVLGYGADEYRRVTAASLRLAGGIAIAGYIADVGVSRGFLGISFAVGTVGLVVARFAARKRLHRARARGVGWARQVLVVGDTPHVLELVHTLRREPHAGYQVVGACIPDALLAPVPQRLGDVPVVGSLRGVADAAVAVGADTVAVTASSELTATRLRRLGWQLEGTGIDLVLAPALTDVAGPRIHTTPVAGLPLIHVEAPEFRGARKVVKGFVDRAAAFAALTVALPILAVLALAIKLDSRGPVIFRQIRVGQGGREFGVYKFRTMVTNADALLAELTARNETDGLMFKMRDDPRVTRVGKFLRKWSLDELPQLANVLFGHMSLVGPRPPLPSEVARYDGDVARRLLVKPGMTGLWQVSGRSDLTWEDGIRLDLYYVENWSLAADLTILWKTFGAVINSRGAY